The Glycine soja cultivar W05 chromosome 9, ASM419377v2, whole genome shotgun sequence sequence AATCATTGACCCCAAATAATTATGATCACTATTCATGTAAAAATTATGAGGAACATTAATTATCTCTAATCTCCTTTTGTTAGATCAAATTCCCTCCCATCCAGCTTTTGAACATCTGAAGTGCAGCTTTTGGTTGATCCATAGGAACCAAGTGCCCAGCTTCATATACCTGTTGTATAGAAtcacattaaaaaaagttaCCAAAAGTGAAATTAACAGTGTCACACTATCACACACTCAAAAAATTTCAACACTTAACACATACCTTAAGGAAAGAAAGAGGTCCATAGCTATTCAGAGACCCTGCTTCTGCACCATCAACAACAAATTTCACTGTAGGAGATGTTCCAAATGCCTTTTGGCCTGACCACTCCATGGCATAAACCCACCTTGAATTCCCTGCCAAAATGAAAACCACATCAAGAACTCAATCTAACATACACAGCTTTTCAACAGAGACAAATTGCGAAATGCCAACAATACACTCTCTAACACTCTTATACATACACTTTCAATTATTGTCTCAcgcattattttataattttcaacaaattttaattaggagACGATAATGTGTTAAAAGAAATGTGTTACTGGCACacataaaacaaatttattccAAATGATTGATGAGTCATTCTCACCAAGCCAATTGCATATGAGATCTTCTTCCCCTGCATACACAAGCAACTTGATTCCATCCTCAAGAAGAGAAGGAATCCCCACTTCCAAGtttttcatccaatcttgccccaTAGCATTATACACTGTTGTACTGCATGAAACATACGTCAAATCTTCCGCCACACCTAAAGCACTCTTCACATTCTGCAGGTTTAACAACGTCTCCACGTCCTTCAAGTCATAGCACAATTCTCCTACACATTTCTTTCTGATGTCATAGTACTGCAATTTGAATATATCAGCACAATGCACTAATCAAACAGAACTGAgtagtgaaaaaataataaaagaaaaaaaaaaccattgttCTTTCATGATTACTTACATTAATGTCACCAGCAATGGTCATGATACTATTGAATATGCTATCACAAATATTAAATGCAGTCTCACAACTTTGCCCACCTTGAGTTTCTGAATAATCAAATCACAAACAATACCACAAAGTGAAACAatataatttagtaaaaaagggtgtGCATTATGCATGaataataaagagaaaagaatTCGAGTTTTGTACCGCAAGTTTTAGCAGCTTGTTCACAATCAGGGATCGACTGGCTGATTTGGTCGTGTTCAGCCTTTGTAATTATTCCGTTGTCTAATGCAAAATCTGGGTATGCTTGGTACTGAATTGCAGGATTTGTTAACCCATTACCAATTGCAAAACCCTGTTGTTTAATATCAAATGAATCAATACAAGAAAAACCAAGACaatataactaattaattaaccaatataaattatattagaaaTAGAGTAAGACCTTGAGGTTGATATGAAttccttcattttctttatttccttGGTTAACCCGGGATGCAAGAGCTGGAACATAGTGTCCAGCATATGATTCTCCGGTAATGTAAAAGTCATTCTTAACAAATTCAGGATGCGCCTTGAAAAACTCCTGTCattatagtaaaattaatttagggCATCTTATTAATATTTACACAAAACAAGATTATCTTGGATTCAGATTTCAGAAAAGACAATTTAAATACAGTTCTAATcagaattaaaatttcacttggATAATCTGTACTCAATTTATTAAGAAGAAATTTCacttctaataataaaaaaaatcattaaaataccTATAAATTTGCATATAAGGTAATTTTATACATTCAAATAGATAACTAGGATGAAAAAGGGACTTTATATCTATTATTACCTGCAAGAAATCATATAAATCATTGCTAATGCCTACTTCATCATTACGAATGTCACTAGCATCAGAAGAGTAACTAAAACCTGTCCCGGTAGGTtggtcaacaaataaaatatttgatgcctgaaaatgagaggaaaaaaaacttgttgATGCGAGTGAGAAAAAATTTGGTGCAACAACTATATTCCCTAATTTAACCAATGGTATGACTATATGTGCTTTATAGTTGAACCACCGGTGAAAAATTATCTCCATATAAGAGAAAGGAAACTTGGAAATTGTTCATTACCTGGTCCCAACCGAAATCATTCCATACAAGGGACAAGTTGTTGGCGATGTGAAAAGGGCCATTTTCATAAAACAAGGCCAATTCACCTCCACACCCTGGTCCTCCAGTCAACCATATGACAACTGGATCATCCTTGTTGCTCCGTGATTCAAAGAAAAAGTAGAACATCCTGCATGTCATaggaaaaacaattatatatatatatatatatatatatatataaaaatttatatcagGATCACGTATTAGAGAGTAACTAATTAAATAGGacacaaaatttaaagtaaCTAAATAATTAGAATGAAAATACAGCActtgaaataattataattaaaatgatgaaTGTGTGATAATAATTAAACTTGGAATCATCtaaattcacacacacacatatatatttataatcctACAAAACCTTATTAACCAATTTCAAACCAATAATGGATGTGTGGTCATAATTAGACTTAGAAATATCCAAATTCACggataattacaataataaagcCTTATCAAATGCAGtgatagaattattttttttgggtcaaTACTGTGATAGAATAATGATATTACGTGAATATGACGCGAAATTAGATTTTATCCACAAGCATATTGCTTGAAGGATAATTTAAAGATTCGCTAAGATCTTTAATCACTTTGAATCTATCACGATATGTCGAATAAATTAACAAGCCCAAAAAATAATGGTGTGTAAACCAATATATATAATAGTGGCAAATAcatggaaaaagaaataaagcagTGCAACAATTATTGACCTTAATCAatcattacaaagaaaaaatagttgtttttttgttgttgttgttgcaaaGCACTTTGACTCGTCACATGGATTCACATCACATCTCATCGCACTTTGCCATTGCAAACATATcaagaaatataattattaattatgtacATGATCGAAGGTACTATATAGTACTATTATTTACCTTGCAGCTTTGGAATTAGGAAGTGAATAGTAACCTGCATGATGACCAAGGTCTTCAATAGAAGGTCCAGAATCACCAAGAAACGAGAACTTCTTCTCCACGATATTCCCTGGGACAAAACCATTAGCAAGGTCATCACCTTTAACAATGTTTACTGGGTCCTTTGGAGATAGGTTAAGGCTTCTTATGAGCTTTTCTGCTCGTGATTTTGGTGGGTTATTGACACGGTCATGGGTGAGGCGAGAAGTTGCATAGGAAGAAGAAAGTGAAACAAAGAAGAGCAACACAAGGAACAAAGAAACTTTGGATAGGGTTAACGTTGATGATGGTGCCATGTTGTAATTTGAGTTTGTTGAAAAATGCGTATCAATGGCTGGCTGTGACTTATATAGCACTTGCAATGCGAAGGGGTTCCACCACTTTTCAGCGTTTAGTATCTCGGAatactttaattatatatttcattttggaGTAATCATAGACCACTTGTCTATCGtaattcattgtttttttttttaattttgtatgcaCCATATAAAGTTtccagaaaattaattttaaaaaattagaggatTATATCATCAGCATATAATGTCATAATGATTTTcagattgaaaaatgaaaacgttcaatatttatttttaaaaaaaatggaaacagtGTGTGTAATTATTACCTaagaataattgaaaaatatgcgGAATCAAAACAGGACCTTTAATTTACGGGAATAATTTTCCAAACTAAATGCTTGATTGATATCAAAGTGAACCTTCACACAATTTAAAGGAAATTTCCCCTATTCACCGCTCccaatttaaatcaaaatatttccGCTCATAT is a genomic window containing:
- the LOC114425834 gene encoding serine carboxypeptidase-like, which translates into the protein MAPSSTLTLSKVSLFLVLLFFVSLSSSYATSRLTHDRVNNPPKSRAEKLIRSLNLSPKDPVNIVKGDDLANGFVPGNIVEKKFSFLGDSGPSIEDLGHHAGYYSLPNSKAARMFYFFFESRSNKDDPVVIWLTGGPGCGGELALFYENGPFHIANNLSLVWNDFGWDQASNILFVDQPTGTGFSYSSDASDIRNDEVGISNDLYDFLQEFFKAHPEFVKNDFYITGESYAGHYVPALASRVNQGNKENEGIHINLKGFAIGNGLTNPAIQYQAYPDFALDNGIITKAEHDQISQSIPDCEQAAKTCETQGGQSCETAFNICDSIFNSIMTIAGDINYYDIRKKCVGELCYDLKDVETLLNLQNVKSALGVAEDLTYVSCSTTVYNAMGQDWMKNLEVGIPSLLEDGIKLLVYAGEEDLICNWLGNSRWVYAMEWSGQKAFGTSPTVKFVVDGAEAGSLNSYGPLSFLKVYEAGHLVPMDQPKAALQMFKSWMGGNLI